A window from Gallus gallus isolate bGalGal1 chromosome 5, bGalGal1.mat.broiler.GRCg7b, whole genome shotgun sequence encodes these proteins:
- the TPH1 gene encoding tryptophan 5-hydroxylase 1 isoform X2, with product MMIEDNKENKDHAPERGRTAIIFSLKNEVGGLVKALKLFQEKHVNLVHIESRKSKRRNSEFEIFVDCDSNREQLNEIFQLLKSHVSIVSMNPTEHFNVQEDGDMENIPWYPKKISDLDKCANRVLMYGSDLDADHPGFKDNVYRKRRKYFADLAMNYKHGDPIPEIEFTEEEIKTWGTVYRELNKLYPTHACREYLKNLPLLTKYCGYREDNIPQLEDVSRFLKERTGFTIRPVAGYLSPRDFLAGLAFRVFHCTQYVRHSSDPLYTPEPDTCHELLGHVPLLAEPSFAQFSQEIGLASLGASDEAVQKLATCYFFTVEFGLCKQEGQLRVYGAGLLSSISELKHSLSGSAKVKPFDPKVTCKQECLITTFQEVYFVSESFEEAKEKMREFAKTIKRPFGVKYNPYTQSVQILKDTKSIASVVNELRHELDIVSDALSKMGKQLEV from the exons ATGATGATTGAAGATAATAAAGAGAACAAAGACCATGCGCCTGAAAGGGGAAGAACTGCcatcattttttccttgaagaatgAAGTCGGAGGACTTGTAAAAGCTCTAAAACTCTTTCAG GAGAAGCATGTGAACCTGGTGCACATCGAGTCACGGAAATCCAAGAGACGAAACTCGGAGTTTGAAATCTTCGTCGACTGTGACAGTAATAGGGAACAACTGAATGAGATCTTCCAGCTCCTCAAATCCCACGTCAGCATCGTCTCTATGAACCCGACAGAGCATTTCAATGTGCAGGAGGATGGTG ACATGGAGAATATTCCCTGGTATCCAAAGAAGATCTCAGATTTGGATAAGTGTGCAAACCGAGTGCTGATGTACGGGTCTGATTTGGATGCTGACCACCCA GGTTTCAAAGACAATGTCTATCGTAAGAGGCGAAAGTATTTTGCAGACCTGGCTATGAACTACAAGCA TGGTGACCCAATTCCCGAGATTGAATTCACAGAGGAGGAGATCAAGACTTGGGGGACTGTATACCGAGAGCTTAACAAGCTTTACCCAACTCATGCCTGCAGAGAGTACCTTAAAAACTTGCCCTTGCTCACCAAATACTGTGGGTACAGGGAAGACAATATCCCCCAGCTGGAAGACGTGTCCCGCTTCCTGAAAG AGCGCACAGGTTTCACCATTCGCCCAGTCGCTGGCTATCTGTCACCCAGAGACTTCTTGGCAGGATTAGCATTCAGAGTTTTTCACTGCACTCAGTATGTTAGACACAGCTCGGACCCTCTCTACACACCAGAGCC TGATACCTGCCATGAGCTCCTAGGCCATGTCCCTCTTTTGGCTGAACCCAGTTTTGCTCAGTTCTCCCAGGAAATTGGTCTTGCATCACTTGGGGCATCAGACGAGGCTGTCCAAAAACTGGCAACA TGCTACTTTTTCACTGTAGAGTTTGGCCTGTGCAAGCAAGAGGGACAGCTTAGAGTTTATGGGGCTGGCCTGCTCTCTTCTATTAGTGAGCTCAAG CACTCGCTCTCTGGCAGTGCCAAAGTCAAGCCTTTTGATCCAAAGGTCACCTGCAAGCAAGAATGCCTGATTACAACTTTCCAGGAGGTTTACtttgtttctgaaagttttgaagaagcaaaggaaaagatgag AGAGTTTGCAAAAACCATCAAACGTCCATTTGGCGTGAAGTACAATCCGTATACTCAGAGTGTGCAGATCCTGAAAGACACCAAGAGCATTGCCAGTGTGGTGAATGAGCTACGTCATGAGCTGGACATTGTCAGCGATGCCCTCAGCAAGATGGGCAAGCAGCTGGAGGTTTAA
- the TPH1 gene encoding tryptophan 5-hydroxylase 1 has translation MIEDNKENKDHAPERGRTAIIFSLKNEVGGLVKALKLFQEKHVNLVHIESRKSKRRNSEFEIFVDCDSNREQLNEIFQLLKSHVSIVSMNPTEHFNVQEDGDMENIPWYPKKISDLDKCANRVLMYGSDLDADHPGFKDNVYRKRRKYFADLAMNYKHGDPIPEIEFTEEEIKTWGTVYRELNKLYPTHACREYLKNLPLLTKYCGYREDNIPQLEDVSRFLKERTGFTIRPVAGYLSPRDFLAGLAFRVFHCTQYVRHSSDPLYTPEPDTCHELLGHVPLLAEPSFAQFSQEIGLASLGASDEAVQKLATCYFFTVEFGLCKQEGQLRVYGAGLLSSISELKHSLSGSAKVKPFDPKVTCKQECLITTFQEVYFVSESFEEAKEKMREFAKTIKRPFGVKYNPYTQSVQILKDTKSIASVVNELRHELDIVSDALSKMGKQLEV, from the exons ATGATTGAAGATAATAAAGAGAACAAAGACCATGCGCCTGAAAGGGGAAGAACTGCcatcattttttccttgaagaatgAAGTCGGAGGACTTGTAAAAGCTCTAAAACTCTTTCAG GAGAAGCATGTGAACCTGGTGCACATCGAGTCACGGAAATCCAAGAGACGAAACTCGGAGTTTGAAATCTTCGTCGACTGTGACAGTAATAGGGAACAACTGAATGAGATCTTCCAGCTCCTCAAATCCCACGTCAGCATCGTCTCTATGAACCCGACAGAGCATTTCAATGTGCAGGAGGATGGTG ACATGGAGAATATTCCCTGGTATCCAAAGAAGATCTCAGATTTGGATAAGTGTGCAAACCGAGTGCTGATGTACGGGTCTGATTTGGATGCTGACCACCCA GGTTTCAAAGACAATGTCTATCGTAAGAGGCGAAAGTATTTTGCAGACCTGGCTATGAACTACAAGCA TGGTGACCCAATTCCCGAGATTGAATTCACAGAGGAGGAGATCAAGACTTGGGGGACTGTATACCGAGAGCTTAACAAGCTTTACCCAACTCATGCCTGCAGAGAGTACCTTAAAAACTTGCCCTTGCTCACCAAATACTGTGGGTACAGGGAAGACAATATCCCCCAGCTGGAAGACGTGTCCCGCTTCCTGAAAG AGCGCACAGGTTTCACCATTCGCCCAGTCGCTGGCTATCTGTCACCCAGAGACTTCTTGGCAGGATTAGCATTCAGAGTTTTTCACTGCACTCAGTATGTTAGACACAGCTCGGACCCTCTCTACACACCAGAGCC TGATACCTGCCATGAGCTCCTAGGCCATGTCCCTCTTTTGGCTGAACCCAGTTTTGCTCAGTTCTCCCAGGAAATTGGTCTTGCATCACTTGGGGCATCAGACGAGGCTGTCCAAAAACTGGCAACA TGCTACTTTTTCACTGTAGAGTTTGGCCTGTGCAAGCAAGAGGGACAGCTTAGAGTTTATGGGGCTGGCCTGCTCTCTTCTATTAGTGAGCTCAAG CACTCGCTCTCTGGCAGTGCCAAAGTCAAGCCTTTTGATCCAAAGGTCACCTGCAAGCAAGAATGCCTGATTACAACTTTCCAGGAGGTTTACtttgtttctgaaagttttgaagaagcaaaggaaaagatgag AGAGTTTGCAAAAACCATCAAACGTCCATTTGGCGTGAAGTACAATCCGTATACTCAGAGTGTGCAGATCCTGAAAGACACCAAGAGCATTGCCAGTGTGGTGAATGAGCTACGTCATGAGCTGGACATTGTCAGCGATGCCCTCAGCAAGATGGGCAAGCAGCTGGAGGTTTAA